The Gossypium arboreum isolate Shixiya-1 chromosome 6, ASM2569848v2, whole genome shotgun sequence DNA window TCCTTGGTTTGTAACGCTGGAGACATGTCCTTTGGATCAGCCATGTTGCATCAATTGCCGCTGGAAATGCTGGGGTCCCTGTGACGGTTAACGGCTTCTATTATGGACGAGCCAGTGGGATGGCACCGCGTGCAAGGTCTGTTTTACTTGGTTCCTTGTTGCAGAATTTGTTTTCTGGTATTATGGGATCATTCTAGTAATGATATCGACTATTGGTTGCTTTTTGGAAATAGAGTTGCTGTTTATAAGGCTGTCTATCCAACAGTGGGAACCCTTGCGGATGTGGTTGCAGCAATTGATCAAGTAGGGCATTGAAATCTACATAATTTTCTAACATAACCATGTTACCAATATAATATTGTGCTGTGACACCACAGGCAGTAGCAGATGGAGTGGATATCTTAACGCTGTCGATCGGACCGGAGGAACCACCACAAGATACCGTCACATTCTTGAGCATTTTTGACATAGCCATGTTATTCGCACGAAGAGCCGGGGTTTTCGTGGTGCAGGCTGCGGGAAACTCAGGTCCTGGTCCTTCGACAGTATTGTCTTACAGCCCTTGGGTTGTCGGTGCAGCCGCTTCCAGGACAGATCGAAGATACGCTGCTTCTCTTCTCCTAGGAAATGGCCTAAATGTTTCTGGTGTGGGGTTATCAGGTAATAATGCATTCTTTTACCATCAGTGATTAGTTTAAAACCCTTAAAAGTTGACAATAACGTATGCATCATATGTGTCTTTGCTAGCTCCAACATTTGGAAATGGATCACTACTGTATAGGCTGGTGTTGGCTAAGGATGCAATCAATTTGAGTGGAGCATTCCCTAGGACCTCGGAGTACGTCGAAGAGTGCCAACATCCAGAAGCTTTTGACCCTAATGTAGTGAGGGGTAGTATTGTTCTATGCAGTTTCTCCGCCGGTTTCTATAACGAGACATCCACCTTAACGGCCATTTTTGACACTGCAAGAGTTCTTGGATTTATGGGGTTTGTTCTTGTTGCAAATCCAAGTTATGGTGATTTCATTGGGCAACCAATTCCTTTTTCTGTTTCTGGCGCTTTAATCCCAAAAGTTGCAGATGCAAAGGTAAAAAATAGTTTTATCACTCCACAGCAGGCAATTTTCCCATTGTAATCAACCAGTTCTTATACAATCTTTATGTTTGTTTGTAGATTGTATCTCAATATTATGAACAACAAACATTAAGGGATGCAAGAGGCATTGTAAGACAGTTCAACGCTAGAGCTGCTATACAAGACGGTAGAGTTGCCTCGTTTGGTGTCCAAGCACCCATTGTTAGCAGATTCTCTTCAAGGGGGCCCAGTTTTATTGACATCAACCGAAACCCTTCTGATGTACTAAAACCTGATATTCTTGCCCCAGGAAATGAAATTTGGGCAGCCTGGAGCCCCTTGAGTGCCCTGGATCCAATTCTGACAGGTTACAATTTTGCTCTTCTGTCGGGTTCAAGCATGGCTGCACCTCATGTTGCAGGAATTGCAGCACTAATTAAGCAAAAGTACCCTTCCTGGAACCCATCGATGATTGCATCGGCAATCTCAACCACGGCCACCAAGTTTGATAACAATGGTGGGATTATAATGGCCGAAGGATTCAATATCGGGAGCTTGTATTCTtctaataattttgattttggcGCTGGCTTTGTTAATCCAACTCATGCCATGGATCCAGGCTTGGTCTTATCATCAGGTAAACCTTTTCACATTTCCAAATTCTACCATCAAGCTTGACCAATATATGCAACTTTGTTCTTTATAATGTCATCATGAAGCAGAATTTGAAGATTATATCAGCTTTTTGTGTTCAATGCCCTTCATTGATCGCTTTGCAATCAAAGCCGCCACCAGAGTGTGGTGCGGCCAGTCCATTGGCCACCCTGCTAACTTGAACATACCGTCGGTGACCATATCTGCACTAAGGAGATCACTGACAGTGAGACGGAGTTTCAAGAA harbors:
- the LOC108485037 gene encoding subtilisin-like protease SBT2.4 yields the protein MATGVDVLAASSYAVLLLHLLAIGTIASVVEERSIYLILMEGEPVAFHGDVLSSQQGRRFDPKSEAYKVHANKLVDSHDQVLESTLDKGSYNKLYSFKHVLNGFAVHTTPSQAKKLQLAQGVKLVERDRRAKSMTTYTPEFLGLPQTVWTQEGGDRNAGDGIVMGFVDTGINPFHPSFAYDILNPLTSNLSHFSGACETGPLFPPFSCNGKIVSTRFFIAGAQAAASLNATIDIPSPADAVGHGSHVASIAAGNAGVPVTVNGFYYGRASGMAPRARVAVYKAVYPTVGTLADVVAAIDQAVADGVDILTLSIGPEEPPQDTVTFLSIFDIAMLFARRAGVFVVQAAGNSGPGPSTVLSYSPWVVGAAASRTDRRYAASLLLGNGLNVSGVGLSAPTFGNGSLLYRLVLAKDAINLSGAFPRTSEYVEECQHPEAFDPNVVRGSIVLCSFSAGFYNETSTLTAIFDTARVLGFMGFVLVANPSYGDFIGQPIPFSVSGALIPKVADAKIVSQYYEQQTLRDARGIVRQFNARAAIQDGRVASFGVQAPIVSRFSSRGPSFIDINRNPSDVLKPDILAPGNEIWAAWSPLSALDPILTGYNFALLSGSSMAAPHVAGIAALIKQKYPSWNPSMIASAISTTATKFDNNGGIIMAEGFNIGSLYSSNNFDFGAGFVNPTHAMDPGLVLSSEFEDYISFLCSMPFIDRFAIKAATRVWCGQSIGHPANLNIPSVTISALRRSLTVRRSFKNVATKPETYVSLAIPPNGTTITLRPPWFTIAPEGTQDLDIEINVIKSTNEFTFGEIILTGSLNHIVRMPVTIRPVSIV